The following are encoded in a window of Amphibacillus xylanus NBRC 15112 genomic DNA:
- a CDS encoding glycoside hydrolase family 43 protein, with amino-acid sequence MKIQNPILTGFNPDPSICRAGEDYYIATSTFEWFPGVSIHHSKDLKNWKLVSRPLNRTSLLDMKGNPNSGGVWAPQLSYYDNQFWLIYSDVKVTDGNWKDVTNYLTTCETIDGEWSEPIRLNSSGFDPSLFHDPNTGKKYLTNMYWDHREGHHNFYGIIMQEYDHEQQKLVGEKKLIFKGTDVKLVEAPHQYYIDGYYYLLTAEGGTKYDHQATIARSKNVDGPYEVHPENPLISSFAHPRITLQKAGHGSILHTHTDEWFFVHLTGRVLPKETDPLLDPRGYCPLGRETAIQRLEWKDGWPYIEGGNYPKDEIEGPKIEEQPFDPVPVKEDFDGDSLPLDFQTLRIPLGEDIVTLKERPGHLRIRGRESLTSLFTQALVARRWQDFQFTAETKVEFNPETFQQAAGLVNYYNTENWTYLNVTYHEEKGRILDIMTMDNTSFAQPIKGSEVILPQDDSAVYLRVEVDYNDYQYSYSLDGENWQAIGPVFKSYKLSDDYIQGGGFFTGAFVGMAVQDTSGENLHADFDYFVYDPKK; translated from the coding sequence TTGAAAATTCAAAACCCTATTTTGACAGGATTTAACCCAGATCCAAGTATTTGTAGAGCGGGGGAAGACTATTATATTGCTACATCTACTTTTGAATGGTTCCCTGGAGTAAGTATTCATCACTCGAAAGACCTTAAAAATTGGAAGTTAGTTTCGCGACCATTAAATCGCACATCATTGTTAGATATGAAAGGAAACCCTAACTCTGGTGGTGTTTGGGCTCCACAACTATCATACTATGATAATCAATTCTGGTTAATCTATTCAGACGTTAAAGTAACTGATGGAAACTGGAAAGATGTAACTAACTATCTAACAACTTGTGAAACTATCGATGGTGAGTGGTCTGAGCCAATTCGCTTAAATAGCTCAGGATTTGACCCATCTCTATTCCACGACCCAAATACAGGTAAAAAATACTTAACTAACATGTACTGGGATCACCGTGAAGGACACCATAACTTCTATGGTATCATCATGCAAGAATACGATCATGAGCAACAAAAATTAGTAGGTGAGAAGAAACTTATTTTCAAAGGAACAGATGTTAAGCTTGTAGAAGCACCACACCAATACTATATTGATGGATACTACTACTTATTAACAGCTGAAGGTGGAACTAAATATGATCACCAAGCAACAATTGCACGTTCGAAAAATGTTGATGGTCCATATGAAGTTCACCCAGAGAATCCGTTGATCTCATCATTTGCACATCCAAGAATTACGTTACAAAAGGCAGGTCACGGTTCGATCCTTCATACACATACTGATGAGTGGTTCTTTGTTCACTTAACGGGTCGTGTACTACCGAAGGAAACAGATCCATTACTAGATCCACGTGGATATTGTCCATTAGGCCGTGAAACAGCAATCCAACGCTTAGAGTGGAAAGATGGCTGGCCATATATCGAGGGTGGAAACTATCCTAAAGATGAAATTGAAGGACCAAAAATTGAAGAACAACCATTTGATCCAGTCCCAGTTAAAGAAGATTTCGATGGTGATAGCTTACCATTAGACTTCCAAACATTACGTATTCCACTTGGTGAAGATATTGTTACATTAAAAGAAAGACCAGGTCATTTACGTATTCGTGGACGTGAATCATTAACATCTCTGTTTACACAAGCATTGGTTGCTCGTCGTTGGCAAGACTTCCAGTTTACAGCTGAAACTAAAGTTGAATTTAATCCAGAGACATTCCAACAAGCTGCTGGTTTAGTTAACTACTATAACACTGAAAACTGGACATACCTTAACGTTACTTATCATGAGGAAAAAGGACGTATCCTAGATATTATGACAATGGATAACACGAGCTTTGCTCAACCAATCAAAGGTTCTGAAGTAATCCTTCCTCAAGATGATAGCGCAGTGTACTTACGTGTAGAAGTAGATTATAACGATTATCAGTATTCATATAGCTTAGACGGTGAAAACTGGCAAGCAATTGGCCCTGTATTCAAGTCATATAAATTATCTGATGACTATATTCAAGGTGGTGGATTCTTCACTGGTGCCTTCGTTGGAATGGCTGTTCAAGATACATCTGGTGAGAATTTACATGCTGATTTCGACTACTTTGTGTACGATCCTAAAAAATAA
- a CDS encoding glycosyl hydrolase family 8, with protein sequence MRKGAYYTNEYRNLFVELGIDEKDVEAKVQDTWDRLFTDKYPETQIYFETDDDMGYMVDTGNNDVRTEGQSYGMMMAVQMDRQDVFDRIWKWSKKYMYMDEGLHKGYFAWSCQLDGTKNAHGPAPDGEEYFAMALYFASKRWGDREEPFNYSEQATKLLSDCLHKGENNDGHPMWDPNNKLIKFIPEVDFSDPSYHLPHFYELFAEMAAEEDRPFWKEAAKASRDYIRLAAHDETGLSPEYAFYDGSPNHIRGFGDFFSDSYRVVMNVGLDNEWFADPNTPVEVNEKVQKFFKDIPVEDYRRYKIDGEPFEEKSLHPIGLLASLAMASLATEGELSDYYVKKFWETPLRTGGRRYYDNCLYFFSLLSLAGKFRLWK encoded by the coding sequence ATGAGAAAAGGAGCCTACTATACAAATGAATACCGAAATCTATTTGTAGAATTAGGTATTGATGAAAAAGACGTTGAGGCTAAGGTTCAAGATACTTGGGATCGACTATTTACAGATAAGTATCCTGAAACTCAAATTTACTTTGAAACAGATGACGACATGGGGTACATGGTTGATACCGGTAATAATGACGTTAGAACTGAAGGTCAATCATACGGTATGATGATGGCTGTTCAGATGGATCGTCAAGATGTATTTGACCGTATTTGGAAATGGTCTAAGAAATATATGTATATGGATGAAGGCTTGCATAAAGGTTACTTTGCATGGTCATGCCAACTTGATGGAACAAAGAACGCTCACGGACCAGCTCCAGATGGAGAAGAATATTTTGCTATGGCACTTTATTTCGCTTCAAAACGATGGGGTGATCGTGAGGAACCATTTAACTATTCAGAACAAGCAACTAAATTACTAAGTGATTGTCTCCATAAAGGTGAAAATAACGATGGCCATCCTATGTGGGATCCAAATAACAAATTAATTAAATTCATTCCTGAAGTTGATTTTTCTGATCCATCATATCACTTACCTCACTTCTATGAGCTATTTGCTGAAATGGCTGCAGAAGAGGATCGACCATTTTGGAAAGAAGCTGCTAAAGCAAGTCGTGATTACATACGTCTAGCAGCTCATGATGAAACAGGTCTATCGCCTGAATATGCATTTTATGATGGCTCACCAAACCATATTCGTGGTTTTGGAGATTTCTTCAGTGATTCATATCGCGTTGTTATGAACGTTGGTTTAGATAATGAGTGGTTTGCTGATCCGAATACTCCGGTAGAAGTAAACGAAAAGGTTCAAAAGTTCTTCAAAGATATTCCTGTTGAAGACTACCGTCGTTATAAGATTGATGGTGAACCATTTGAAGAAAAATCATTACACCCTATCGGTTTACTAGCATCACTTGCAATGGCATCACTTGCTACTGAAGGTGAACTAAGTGACTATTATGTTAAGAAGTTCTGGGAAACACCATTGCGTACTGGTGGAAGAAGATACTACGATAACTGCCTATACTTCTTTAGTTTGCTATCATTAGCTGGTAAATTTAGATTATGGAAATAA
- a CDS encoding YesL family protein, whose amino-acid sequence MSDNNYGIISTRFYRVAEWIWRMAYVNILWLGFSLLGLGIFGIFPATVALLSVLRKWLTGEPDISIFKQFWSSYKADFLKANILGYLLGVLGYIIWFNYQYLGTVTGTERIFILIGWYVAVVLFILLALFLFPVYVHFKMPLLHYFRTTIVIAISSPFALITLVIALYLALRLFLFVPGLIPFYSMSVTGWLMMWTSVQAFRRIDRKRERIENNEYSIKYFWQQIKKNFKSSDD is encoded by the coding sequence TTGAGTGATAATAATTATGGAATAATATCAACAAGATTTTACCGTGTCGCTGAGTGGATTTGGCGTATGGCATATGTAAATATCCTATGGTTAGGATTTTCATTATTAGGATTAGGTATTTTTGGGATATTCCCAGCTACTGTGGCACTGTTATCAGTGTTAAGAAAATGGTTAACTGGTGAGCCAGATATATCAATTTTCAAGCAGTTTTGGTCGAGCTATAAAGCTGATTTTCTTAAGGCAAATATTCTTGGTTATCTATTAGGTGTGCTAGGATATATTATTTGGTTTAACTATCAATACTTAGGTACGGTTACCGGTACAGAAAGAATTTTCATTTTAATTGGGTGGTATGTCGCCGTCGTTTTATTTATTCTTTTGGCGCTATTTTTATTCCCGGTCTATGTTCATTTTAAAATGCCGTTATTACATTACTTTAGAACAACAATTGTTATTGCGATATCAAGTCCTTTTGCGTTAATTACGCTAGTTATTGCTTTGTACCTGGCGCTAAGACTGTTTTTATTTGTACCTGGATTAATTCCATTCTATTCAATGAGTGTAACTGGTTGGTTAATGATGTGGACATCTGTCCAAGCATTTCGTCGTATTGATCGTAAAAGGGAACGAATTGAAAATAATGAATACTCAATCAAGTATTTTTGGCAGCAAATTAAAAAGAACTTTAAATCTTCAGATGATTAA
- a CDS encoding sensor histidine kinase, which yields MRKILQSFNDLKIRNKFLIIYFLSVLMPIIVTNSAFYIEITNRFVGQKEEDIDLILSQAQQDFTNITDQAVGLATTLYLDNRLYDFFDRDYISPIEYIESFNQVIRQFNTSTPLYNSVADLNFYTDNPTILRAGRIVELSDAVRENEWYNKMKLSNHPYVYMGIDADNSLEMSVFIELDYYYLYNQYEKFIQIDINPDAISKALNNVTLQGDFYLVNQDSMIIYSSNPSINWENEPLSFDRNQFSERYIIKSRGLHDRYFDDWEIIAVVDSSEFTSELIESSQLIIILSLFNLILPTIVIVYISRSFHSRLENIVVHMKDIEKHNFEEYPYVNSKDEIGQLTRQINRMTRQINKLFNEVFRANIEKKDLEIKEKQAQLSALQSQINPHFLFNSLETIRMRSLIKGEKETAAIIENMAGIFRNSLTWGRDWVTVKEEVHLIKSFLEIQAYRFGDKLVYSVEVDPDISEVAIPNLSFLPFVENASIHGIEPLKEQGSIHISIFREGEEIVFTITDNGVGIPPERLALIESQLENEQDMGESVGIQNVYYRLKLYYRDMFKFKISTEVNQGTTIRIHLPIESNQI from the coding sequence TTGAGGAAAATATTACAGTCATTTAATGATTTGAAAATCCGAAATAAGTTTTTAATAATATATTTTTTATCCGTTCTCATGCCTATTATCGTAACGAACTCCGCATTTTATATAGAAATCACAAATCGATTTGTAGGACAAAAGGAAGAAGATATAGATCTGATCTTAAGCCAAGCTCAGCAGGATTTCACGAATATTACTGATCAAGCCGTTGGACTAGCAACCACGCTATATCTTGATAATAGACTATATGATTTCTTTGATAGGGATTATATTTCTCCGATTGAATATATCGAATCGTTTAATCAAGTGATTCGTCAATTTAATACATCAACACCATTATATAATTCTGTGGCTGATCTTAATTTTTATACAGATAACCCGACTATTTTGCGTGCCGGTAGAATAGTCGAACTATCAGACGCTGTTAGAGAAAACGAGTGGTATAACAAGATGAAATTGTCGAATCATCCATATGTATATATGGGGATCGATGCTGATAACTCGCTAGAAATGTCTGTATTTATAGAGTTAGATTATTATTACCTATATAATCAGTATGAAAAATTTATTCAAATTGATATAAATCCTGATGCGATCAGTAAAGCGTTAAATAATGTCACCCTACAAGGTGATTTTTATCTAGTGAATCAAGACTCAATGATTATCTACTCGAGTAATCCTTCGATTAATTGGGAAAATGAACCACTATCATTTGATAGGAATCAGTTCTCTGAAAGATATATTATTAAGAGTCGAGGATTACATGATCGTTATTTTGATGATTGGGAGATTATCGCTGTGGTCGACTCGTCTGAGTTTACTAGTGAGTTGATTGAGTCAAGTCAATTAATTATCATTTTAAGTCTATTCAATTTAATCTTACCAACAATTGTGATTGTATATATTTCAAGGTCGTTCCATTCTCGTTTAGAGAACATTGTTGTGCACATGAAGGATATAGAAAAACATAATTTTGAAGAATATCCATATGTGAATTCAAAAGATGAAATTGGTCAATTAACGCGACAAATAAATCGGATGACTCGACAGATTAATAAGCTATTTAATGAAGTATTTAGAGCTAATATTGAGAAAAAAGATTTAGAGATTAAAGAAAAACAAGCGCAACTAAGTGCGCTGCAAAGTCAGATTAATCCGCATTTCCTATTTAACTCATTAGAAACAATTCGTATGAGGAGCCTAATTAAGGGGGAAAAGGAAACAGCTGCAATTATTGAAAATATGGCTGGAATCTTCCGAAACTCATTAACTTGGGGTAGAGATTGGGTGACGGTTAAGGAAGAGGTTCATTTAATTAAGTCATTTTTAGAGATTCAAGCATATCGCTTTGGTGATAAATTAGTCTATAGTGTTGAAGTTGATCCTGATATTAGTGAAGTAGCTATTCCTAACTTATCGTTTTTACCGTTTGTTGAAAATGCAAGTATTCACGGTATAGAACCATTAAAAGAGCAGGGATCAATTCATATTTCTATCTTCCGTGAAGGTGAGGAAATAGTCTTTACTATAACAGACAATGGCGTTGGAATTCCGCCAGAGAGGTTGGCATTAATAGAATCTCAGTTAGAGAATGAACAAGATATGGGGGAAAGTGTAGGTATTCAAAACGTATACTATCGCTTAAAGCTTTACTATCGAGATATGTTTAAATTTAAAATATCTACAGAAGTGAATCAAGGAACAACAATTAGAATTCACTTACCAATTGAATCAAATCAAATATAA
- a CDS encoding extracellular solute-binding protein, whose translation MFKKKSLLLLLIIGLLVFFVACGDDSDNKVSTDDEPGTAETKDDETKDDGAEDEGLGYTTDPQVEYHYFVGATGQDINTKDTFLGQKFLEETGVSFQVEYLVGDLMEKLGVMVAGGTYPDLIVPDHGIEMMLDAGAFIPLNDLLEEHGPNLLEVYGPYLDRITMTDGNIYYLPFGVNVNEYIPDPNINQGAFWVQRDVLRVNDYPKITTVDELFELITAYADENPQIDGMNTIPFTGLTYDTNWFTFSNIPNHLAGFPNDGGVQVDMETHEATVYGDSDVAYEWLKKLNELNAEGYLDQEMFVMNLDDFLAKVSSGRVLSFFAYGWQFGSARTALEELDEPYREFVPLPIVIEEGIEDQYLDPPAFVQNRGVGISVNADNPERIIQFLDNLVREENQKLISWGNEGEHHEVDENGMFYRTEEQVELVADQDFRLEYGMTTFEWDWPRLQGSLKDGNALLPSAQPAVAALEYDEYDKEVLGAYGVETYSQLFAEPQDRPWYPAWSANVPAGSEPALFDEKAQEVTKRHYPRIVLADPADFEKEWNDFKDAYRSIEYLDEYEAFFTETVKNRVNGIWQFD comes from the coding sequence GTGTTTAAAAAGAAATCATTATTACTGTTATTGATTATCGGTCTACTCGTGTTCTTTGTAGCATGTGGCGACGATAGCGATAACAAAGTAAGTACCGATGATGAGCCAGGTACTGCAGAAACAAAAGATGATGAAACAAAAGATGATGGAGCTGAAGATGAAGGTCTTGGCTACACAACAGATCCACAAGTTGAGTACCATTACTTCGTTGGAGCTACTGGACAAGATATCAATACTAAAGATACTTTCCTTGGACAGAAGTTCTTAGAAGAAACAGGAGTTAGCTTCCAAGTTGAATACCTTGTAGGGGATTTAATGGAGAAGTTAGGTGTTATGGTTGCAGGTGGAACATATCCTGACCTAATCGTTCCTGACCACGGTATTGAAATGATGTTAGACGCTGGAGCTTTCATTCCTTTAAATGATTTATTAGAAGAGCATGGTCCAAACCTTCTTGAAGTTTATGGCCCATATCTAGATCGTATTACAATGACTGACGGTAATATTTACTACTTACCATTCGGAGTAAACGTTAACGAGTATATTCCAGATCCAAACATCAACCAAGGTGCTTTCTGGGTACAACGTGACGTATTACGTGTAAACGACTATCCGAAAATTACTACTGTTGATGAGTTATTCGAATTAATCACAGCTTATGCTGATGAGAATCCACAAATCGACGGCATGAACACAATTCCGTTCACAGGTTTAACTTATGATACAAACTGGTTTACATTCTCAAACATCCCTAACCACTTAGCTGGTTTTCCGAACGACGGTGGTGTTCAAGTAGATATGGAAACTCATGAAGCTACTGTATATGGTGACTCTGATGTTGCATATGAGTGGTTGAAGAAACTAAACGAACTTAACGCTGAAGGCTACTTAGACCAAGAAATGTTCGTTATGAACTTAGACGACTTCTTAGCTAAAGTATCTTCAGGACGTGTACTTTCATTCTTTGCTTATGGATGGCAATTTGGTTCAGCTAGAACAGCTCTTGAAGAGTTAGACGAGCCATACCGTGAATTTGTACCACTTCCAATTGTAATTGAAGAAGGTATCGAAGATCAGTATCTAGATCCACCAGCATTCGTACAAAACCGTGGTGTTGGTATCAGTGTTAACGCTGATAACCCAGAAAGAATTATTCAATTCTTAGATAACTTGGTTAGAGAAGAAAACCAAAAACTTATCAGCTGGGGTAACGAAGGTGAGCACCACGAAGTTGATGAAAATGGAATGTTCTACCGTACAGAAGAGCAAGTTGAACTTGTTGCTGACCAAGACTTCCGTCTAGAGTATGGTATGACTACATTTGAGTGGGACTGGCCACGTCTTCAAGGTTCACTTAAAGATGGAAACGCCCTATTACCATCTGCTCAACCAGCAGTTGCTGCTCTAGAGTATGACGAATATGATAAAGAAGTACTAGGTGCTTATGGAGTTGAAACATACTCACAATTATTCGCAGAGCCACAAGATCGTCCTTGGTACCCAGCATGGAGTGCAAACGTTCCTGCGGGATCTGAGCCAGCATTATTCGACGAGAAAGCTCAAGAAGTTACTAAGCGTCACTATCCACGTATTGTGTTAGCTGACCCTGCTGACTTCGAAAAAGAGTGGAATGACTTTAAAGATGCATACCGCTCAATTGAATATCTAGATGAGTATGAAGCATTCTTTACTGAGACTGTTAAGAACCGTGTAAACGGTATCTGGCAATTTGACTAA
- a CDS encoding ABC transporter permease: MTVPFLIWLFIFKYLPLTGWVMAFQKFKPARGMFDQEWAGFDHFKLLFKDQRFLEILRNTLAMSFINLVLGFATAIALAILLNEIRNLKFKRVVQTISYMPHFLSWVVVAGLVSQALSMEDGIINVLLMNLGLIDEPIMWMGIGKYFWGIIGASDVWKNVGWNSIIYLAAITSIDQEQYEAADIDGATRLQKIRYITLPGIKSVFIVLLIMNLGYVLESGFEAQYLLMNPMNMDYAENIDIFVLRYGISMANFSLATAAGMFKTVVSFIFLFTANKISAKLGEARLF; encoded by the coding sequence ATGACAGTTCCGTTTCTAATATGGTTATTTATTTTTAAATATTTACCGTTAACGGGCTGGGTAATGGCATTCCAAAAATTCAAACCAGCACGTGGTATGTTTGATCAAGAGTGGGCAGGATTTGATCACTTTAAACTCTTATTTAAAGATCAACGTTTCCTAGAGATATTACGTAACACGTTAGCAATGAGTTTTATTAACTTAGTTTTAGGATTTGCAACAGCAATTGCACTTGCGATCTTACTAAATGAAATTCGAAACTTAAAGTTCAAACGAGTTGTTCAAACAATTAGTTACATGCCACACTTCTTATCATGGGTTGTTGTTGCTGGACTAGTTTCTCAAGCTTTATCAATGGAAGATGGAATTATCAACGTTTTACTTATGAATTTAGGTCTCATTGATGAACCAATCATGTGGATGGGGATTGGTAAGTATTTCTGGGGTATCATTGGTGCATCTGACGTTTGGAAGAACGTTGGTTGGAACTCAATCATTTATCTAGCCGCGATTACTTCAATCGACCAAGAGCAGTATGAAGCTGCTGATATTGATGGTGCAACAAGACTACAAAAAATTCGTTACATCACATTACCAGGAATTAAATCGGTCTTTATTGTCCTCCTAATCATGAACCTTGGTTATGTACTTGAATCTGGATTTGAAGCACAATATCTATTGATGAACCCAATGAACATGGATTATGCGGAGAATATAGATATTTTCGTACTACGATATGGTATATCAATGGCAAACTTCTCGTTAGCAACTGCTGCGGGTATGTTTAAGACAGTAGTAAGCTTTATTTTCTTGTTCACTGCGAATAAGATTTCTGCAAAACTCGGAGAAGCAAGATTATTCTAG
- a CDS encoding carbohydrate ABC transporter permease — protein sequence MDFLKKLSGKRRGVDDLVFDTVNLIIMLLLIVVMLYPMLNTLAISFNSATDTVRGGIRLWPRQFTTYNYQHVFENAQVLRAGLTSVLRTVIGTATGVFAAACVAYAISREHFVLRRFTTIIFVLTMYMNPGLIPTYLLHRDLGLIGTFWIYIIPSLIGVFNIIVIRSFMENVPKSLFESAQMDGAGDFVQFFKIALPLSIPVIATVSLFIAVGQWNQWFDVFIYNSSIPELSTLQYELMKVLSNSNAAFNSGGDMQGAMQAATAGVVETVTPQAVRAAMTIVVSVPIICVYPFLQKYFVKGLTIGGVKG from the coding sequence ATGGATTTTTTGAAAAAATTATCAGGTAAAAGACGAGGCGTCGATGATCTCGTTTTTGATACAGTAAACTTAATCATTATGTTGTTATTAATCGTTGTGATGTTATATCCAATGCTTAATACGCTGGCGATTTCATTTAACTCAGCTACAGACACGGTTAGAGGTGGCATCAGACTCTGGCCAAGACAATTTACTACGTATAACTATCAACACGTTTTTGAAAATGCACAAGTATTACGTGCTGGATTAACCTCAGTATTAAGAACAGTAATCGGTACAGCAACAGGTGTATTCGCTGCTGCGTGTGTTGCTTATGCAATTTCAAGAGAGCACTTTGTATTACGTCGTTTTACAACTATCATATTTGTATTAACGATGTATATGAACCCAGGTCTAATCCCGACGTATTTATTACACCGTGATTTAGGTTTAATCGGTACTTTCTGGATCTATATTATTCCAAGTTTAATTGGTGTATTTAACATTATCGTTATCCGTTCATTTATGGAAAACGTTCCGAAATCATTGTTTGAATCAGCTCAAATGGATGGAGCTGGAGACTTTGTTCAGTTCTTCAAAATAGCGTTACCTTTATCAATTCCGGTTATTGCAACAGTATCACTATTTATTGCTGTTGGACAATGGAACCAATGGTTTGACGTATTTATTTACAACTCGTCAATTCCAGAATTAAGTACATTACAGTATGAGCTTATGAAGGTTCTAAGTAACTCCAACGCCGCATTCAACTCCGGTGGAGACATGCAAGGTGCAATGCAAGCCGCAACAGCAGGGGTTGTTGAAACTGTTACACCACAGGCAGTTCGTGCAGCAATGACAATTGTGGTATCCGTACCAATTATCTGTGTGTATCCATTCTTACAAAAGTACTTTGTAAAAGGTTTAACAATTGGTGGGGTAAAAGGTTAA
- a CDS encoding alpha-glucuronidase: MLTSYRAWLQYEPIEDQSYASNVSAYLKNVAVNLDCDEIIDNALIEWQTALGSMLQMNSAVDVGSELDQGLILKLDASYQEDTYTIDSSENLLTLTGGSSRAILYGIFHVLRLIQQRKSLDNLSIKETPKNKIRMINHWDDMDGSVERGYAGESFFFKDYKFIKDRQRIHDYARLLSSVGINALTINNVNVHKIETELVTDTYLADVKLTSDIFNQYGITMYLSINYAAPIELGVLDTADPLDENVIAFWEKTAKRVYEVVPNLGGFLVKADSENRPGPFTYNRDHAEGANMLGKALEPYGGIVIWRCFVYNNKQDWRDRKTDRARAAYDHFKPLDGKFNDNVVLQIKNGPMDFQVREPVSPLIGELKDTNQFLEFQIAQEYLGQQRHLVYLIPQWKEVLEFDTYAKGKGTKVKDIVSGEVFDNKIAGIVAVSNVGIDYNWTGHTMAQLNLYGYGRLIWNPDLTAEEIAMEWIKQTFGHDPQLIETIMKMVMPSWEAYENYTSPLGIGWMVNVSHHYGPNIDGYEYDMWGTYHYADRNGIGVDRTIATGTGYTGQYYKENQELYESIETCPDELLLFFHHVPYTHVLQSGKTVIQHIYDTHFKGVEQVEEMIEHWTSLEDKIDQRRYQDVKERLEHQLWSAKEWRDTINTYFYRKSGIADEHNRKIY; this comes from the coding sequence ATGTTAACAAGCTATCGTGCTTGGCTACAGTATGAGCCGATAGAAGATCAATCTTATGCATCTAATGTAAGTGCTTACTTAAAGAATGTGGCGGTTAACTTAGATTGTGATGAAATAATTGATAACGCTTTAATTGAGTGGCAGACAGCATTAGGATCAATGTTACAAATGAATTCGGCTGTTGATGTTGGATCAGAATTAGATCAAGGACTTATCCTAAAGCTTGATGCTAGCTATCAAGAAGATACTTACACGATTGATTCATCTGAAAACCTATTAACACTAACAGGTGGCTCATCACGAGCAATTCTATATGGAATCTTCCATGTTCTACGATTAATTCAACAACGTAAATCATTAGATAATCTATCAATTAAGGAAACACCTAAAAATAAAATCCGCATGATCAATCATTGGGATGATATGGATGGCTCTGTTGAACGTGGTTATGCTGGCGAATCTTTCTTTTTTAAAGACTATAAATTTATTAAAGATAGACAGAGAATTCATGATTATGCACGTTTATTGAGCTCAGTTGGTATTAACGCTTTGACGATTAATAATGTCAATGTTCATAAAATCGAAACAGAACTTGTAACTGACACATATTTGGCTGATGTTAAATTAACTTCAGATATCTTTAACCAATACGGAATTACCATGTATCTAAGTATTAATTATGCAGCACCAATAGAATTAGGTGTACTTGACACAGCAGATCCACTAGACGAAAATGTCATTGCTTTTTGGGAGAAGACTGCAAAACGAGTTTATGAGGTTGTACCTAATTTAGGTGGATTTTTAGTTAAAGCAGACTCTGAGAACCGTCCAGGACCATTTACTTACAATCGTGACCATGCTGAAGGTGCAAATATGCTAGGGAAAGCTCTTGAACCATATGGTGGAATTGTAATCTGGCGTTGTTTTGTTTACAACAACAAACAAGACTGGCGTGATCGTAAAACAGATCGTGCGCGAGCTGCTTATGATCACTTTAAACCGTTAGATGGTAAATTTAATGATAACGTTGTCTTACAAATTAAAAATGGACCAATGGATTTCCAAGTGCGTGAACCAGTATCACCGTTAATTGGTGAATTGAAAGATACGAATCAATTCTTAGAGTTCCAGATTGCTCAAGAGTACTTAGGACAGCAACGTCACTTAGTTTATTTAATCCCACAGTGGAAAGAAGTATTAGAGTTTGACACGTATGCTAAAGGAAAAGGCACGAAGGTTAAGGATATTGTTAGTGGTGAAGTTTTTGACAATAAAATTGCTGGTATCGTAGCTGTTTCGAATGTTGGGATTGATTATAACTGGACGGGTCATACGATGGCTCAATTAAACCTATATGGCTACGGTCGATTAATTTGGAACCCAGACTTAACGGCTGAAGAGATTGCAATGGAGTGGATTAAGCAAACATTTGGTCATGATCCACAATTAATTGAAACAATTATGAAGATGGTTATGCCGTCTTGGGAAGCATATGAAAACTATACATCACCATTAGGAATTGGTTGGATGGTTAATGTGAGCCACCATTACGGACCAAATATTGATGGTTATGAATATGATATGTGGGGCACGTACCACTATGCAGATCGAAATGGTATTGGTGTAGATCGAACAATCGCTACTGGAACAGGCTATACAGGCCAGTACTATAAAGAGAACCAAGAACTTTATGAATCTATTGAAACATGCCCAGATGAGCTATTATTATTCTTCCACCATGTACCATATACACATGTACTACAAAGTGGGAAAACAGTTATTCAACACATTTATGACACCCATTTTAAAGGTGTTGAGCAGGTAGAAGAAATGATTGAACACTGGACAAGCCTAGAAGATAAAATTGATCAGAGACGCTATCAAGATGTTAAAGAGCGCTTAGAGCATCAGTTATGGTCAGCTAAAGAATGGCGCGATACAATTAATACTTACTTTTACCGTAAGTCAGGCATTGCCGATGAGCATAATCGAAAAATATATTAA